From the genome of Pseudomonas yamanorum, one region includes:
- a CDS encoding phage head morphogenesis protein, translating into MANFKTPNPADLKAIFGLEPAAAVAYLKSKGYTITWDWRDMLDQAHDQSFTVAKAMRLDLLSDIRAALETAALDGQTLTQFTANLQPVLEAQGWWGKQVIVDSQGNGELVQLGSPRRLRTIYQTNLQSAYMAGRKANMEESADTHPYWMYIAILDGKTRPSHRALHGQVFRHDDPIWAAIFPPNGFNCRCRVVALSEAAVRRRGLKVVSSEGRMFTETVETGVDKRTGEIRTAPVTGIRLTDAAGKPITFRTDPGFNHAPGTGLADMLKRKEDAA; encoded by the coding sequence ATGGCCAACTTCAAAACCCCGAACCCTGCGGATCTGAAAGCCATCTTCGGACTGGAGCCCGCCGCTGCAGTTGCCTACCTGAAATCCAAGGGGTACACGATCACCTGGGACTGGCGCGACATGCTCGACCAGGCACATGACCAGTCCTTCACCGTGGCCAAGGCGATGCGCCTGGATCTGCTGTCGGATATTCGCGCCGCATTGGAAACGGCAGCACTGGACGGCCAGACCCTCACCCAGTTCACGGCCAACCTGCAACCGGTACTGGAAGCCCAGGGCTGGTGGGGTAAACAGGTCATCGTCGACAGTCAGGGCAACGGCGAGCTGGTGCAACTGGGCAGCCCGCGCCGCTTACGCACCATCTACCAGACCAACCTGCAGAGCGCCTACATGGCCGGTCGTAAGGCCAACATGGAAGAAAGCGCCGACACCCATCCGTACTGGATGTACATCGCCATCCTCGATGGCAAGACCCGGCCCAGTCACCGCGCGCTGCATGGCCAGGTGTTTCGTCATGACGACCCGATCTGGGCCGCGATCTTCCCGCCCAACGGGTTCAACTGCCGTTGTCGAGTGGTAGCGCTGAGCGAGGCGGCGGTACGCCGTCGTGGTTTGAAGGTGGTCTCCAGTGAAGGCCGAATGTTCACCGAGACTGTGGAAACCGGCGTCGACAAGCGCACTGGTGAGATCCGCACCGCGCCGGTCACTGGCATTCGTTTAACCGATGCGGCAGGCAAGCCCATCACATTCCGTACCGATCCGGGTTTCAACCATGCGCCCGGTACCGGACTGGCCGACATGCTCAAACGCAAAGAAGACGCCGCTTAG
- a CDS encoding phage virion morphogenesis protein: MLTVNLDHQRLLETLRQVEWAISDVAPLMRGMATELLSQTEENFEEQGRPEWQPLSDVTTERRAKRGNWPGQILQVSSAGLAASISTQSDDSSAMVGSNKPYAAMMQFGGSQSDFPHLWGDIPGRPYLPMDTEGQLQPETEEALLDLALGHLEKAARL; this comes from the coding sequence ATGCTCACAGTCAATTTGGATCACCAACGCCTGCTGGAGACATTGCGCCAAGTCGAGTGGGCCATTAGTGACGTTGCGCCGCTGATGCGTGGCATGGCCACCGAACTGCTCAGCCAGACCGAGGAAAACTTCGAGGAGCAAGGACGCCCCGAGTGGCAGCCACTGTCCGATGTCACCACGGAACGCCGGGCCAAGCGGGGTAACTGGCCGGGACAGATCCTGCAGGTCAGCTCGGCAGGTCTCGCCGCTTCGATTAGCACGCAGTCCGATGACAGCTCGGCGATGGTTGGCAGCAACAAACCCTATGCCGCCATGATGCAGTTCGGTGGAAGTCAGTCCGACTTCCCGCACCTGTGGGGCGATATACCGGGGCGTCCGTATCTGCCCATGGATACCGAGGGGCAGCTGCAACCGGAGACGGAGGAAGCGCTTCTGGATTTGGCGCTGGGCCATCTGGAAAAAGCCGCTCGCCTGTGA